A single window of Thiomicrorhabdus immobilis DNA harbors:
- the purM gene encoding phosphoribosylformylglycinamidine cyclo-ligase codes for MTTNTQSISYKDAGVDIDAGNALVEAIKPIAKATTRPEVPASLGGFGALFELDMSKYKNPILVSGTDGVGTKLRLAIDSGKHDKVGIDLVAMCVNDLIVQGAEPLFFLDYYATGKLDLPVATDVVKGIGEGCLQSGCALIGGETAEMPGMYPDGDYDLAGFCVGIVEKADLIDGTKVKAGDVMLGLASSGPHSNGYSLIRKILEVSNADLQMDMDGQPLIDALMAPTKIYVKSLLELMKSVDIHAVSHITGGGLLENLPRVMPANTMANIDTNSWKRPAVFDWIQANGNVEFEEMHRTLNCGIGLVIVVDAAEQDKAIEVLTQMGETVSVIGQIEASEQAEPTVKLVQG; via the coding sequence ATGACAACAAATACACAATCCATTAGTTATAAAGATGCCGGTGTTGATATCGATGCTGGTAATGCCCTAGTTGAAGCGATCAAACCGATCGCTAAAGCAACTACTCGTCCTGAAGTTCCTGCATCTTTAGGTGGTTTTGGTGCCTTATTTGAATTGGACATGAGTAAATACAAAAATCCAATCTTAGTGTCTGGTACAGATGGTGTCGGTACTAAATTACGTTTAGCCATCGACAGCGGTAAGCACGATAAAGTGGGTATCGATTTAGTTGCGATGTGTGTAAACGACTTGATTGTACAAGGTGCAGAACCACTATTTTTCTTAGACTACTACGCAACCGGTAAATTGGATTTACCCGTGGCAACGGATGTTGTTAAAGGAATTGGTGAAGGTTGTCTACAATCTGGTTGCGCATTAATTGGTGGTGAAACCGCTGAAATGCCTGGCATGTATCCTGATGGTGACTATGACCTAGCGGGCTTCTGTGTTGGTATTGTTGAAAAAGCGGACTTAATTGATGGCACTAAAGTCAAGGCCGGTGATGTCATGCTTGGTTTAGCCTCAAGTGGACCACACTCAAACGGTTACTCTTTAATCCGTAAGATTTTAGAAGTCAGCAACGCTGATTTGCAAATGGACATGGATGGTCAGCCTCTGATTGATGCGTTGATGGCACCAACAAAAATCTATGTTAAATCTTTATTGGAACTGATGAAATCGGTTGATATCCATGCGGTATCACATATCACTGGCGGTGGTCTTCTAGAAAACCTACCTCGTGTTATGCCTGCCAATACCATGGCAAACATCGATACAAACAGCTGGAAACGTCCTGCGGTATTTGATTGGATTCAAGCCAACGGCAACGTTGAATTTGAAGAGATGCACCGTACATTAAACTGCGGTATCGGTTTAGTGATTGTAGTGGATGCCGCTGAACAAGACAAAGCGATTGAAGTCCTAACTCAAATGGGTGAAACGGTTTCCGTTATCGGTCAGATTGAAGCTTCAGAACAAGCTGAACCAACGGTTAAGTTAGTTCAAGGTTAA
- the dcd gene encoding dCTP deaminase → MKLSDKDIIQHLKVGKIAVTPEPSHDKIKGISVDLRLDNRFRVFNDHTAPYIDLSGPKDEVQKIMDTVMGEEILIPENEAFFLHPGELALAATLESVTIPDDLVGWLDGRSSLARLGLMVHVTAHRIDPGWHGQIVLEIFNSGKLPLALRPGMDICAINFETLSSAASKPYNKRADAKYKNQSGPTSSRINEDAKLHDRQLDLLNN, encoded by the coding sequence ATGAAACTAAGTGATAAAGACATTATTCAACATTTAAAAGTTGGCAAAATCGCTGTAACCCCAGAGCCGAGTCATGACAAAATCAAGGGAATCAGTGTCGATTTACGACTCGATAATCGCTTTAGAGTCTTTAATGACCATACCGCTCCTTACATCGATTTAAGCGGTCCAAAAGACGAAGTTCAAAAAATAATGGACACCGTAATGGGTGAAGAGATTCTGATTCCTGAAAATGAGGCTTTCTTTTTACACCCGGGTGAATTGGCATTGGCAGCCACCTTAGAGTCGGTCACTATCCCGGACGACTTGGTCGGTTGGTTGGATGGCCGCTCCAGCTTAGCAAGACTGGGGTTGATGGTGCATGTCACCGCCCATAGAATCGATCCAGGCTGGCATGGTCAGATTGTGTTGGAGATTTTCAATAGTGGAAAACTGCCATTGGCACTTCGCCCAGGCATGGATATTTGCGCCATTAACTTTGAAACCCTTTCCAGCGCAGCTTCAAAACCCTACAACAAACGGGCTGATGCTAAATACAAGAATCAATCCGGTCCGACCTCTAGCAGAATCAACGAAGACGCTAAACTGCATGACCGTCAGCTGGATTTATTGAATAATTAA
- a CDS encoding DUF4395 domain-containing protein → MLDIVKNLWFRDPKESPLYINEVAMRIRAGMLLLIPLYMGLTLYDVVYTSSWVVDGNTAVDTYDTNWDDQIIYQVEAVKRTYDYTVQTWLLFYGLFEMIAGMFVFTSRFSPTIYLSTFLARKTPPVWKPLVPKRFAWTIGASLITVCLIFFNPEVFAGWVNAIFGDETLPTTENFMPYWIPVNLVWVCMSFMWLEAILGFCVGCKVHSLLVWMGIIKEECHECNNIDWDEIARKHAERQQSQGTANS, encoded by the coding sequence ATGCTCGATATCGTTAAAAACTTATGGTTTAGAGATCCAAAAGAATCCCCGCTTTACATCAATGAAGTGGCGATGAGAATTCGTGCAGGAATGTTACTACTAATTCCTCTTTATATGGGCTTGACCCTGTATGATGTTGTCTATACGAGTAGCTGGGTAGTCGATGGCAATACAGCGGTAGACACCTATGACACCAACTGGGATGATCAGATCATTTATCAGGTGGAAGCCGTTAAAAGAACTTACGACTACACGGTACAAACTTGGTTATTGTTTTACGGCTTGTTTGAAATGATTGCCGGCATGTTTGTATTCACCTCTCGTTTCTCACCGACTATCTATCTAAGCACTTTTTTGGCGCGTAAAACGCCACCTGTATGGAAACCACTGGTTCCGAAACGTTTTGCTTGGACAATAGGTGCATCGCTCATTACGGTATGTTTAATCTTCTTTAACCCAGAAGTCTTTGCTGGCTGGGTCAATGCGATTTTTGGTGATGAAACCTTACCAACTACTGAAAACTTTATGCCTTACTGGATTCCTGTAAACCTAGTTTGGGTGTGTATGAGTTTTATGTGGTTAGAAGCGATTCTTGGCTTTTGCGTAGGCTGTAAAGTCCACTCGTTACTGGTATGGATGGGCATCATCAAAGAAGAGTGTCACGAATGTAACAACATTGACTGGGATGAAATCGCTCGAAAACATGCAGAGCGTCAACAATCGCAAGGCACAGCGAATTCTTAA
- the gshB gene encoding glutathione synthase, which yields MHIGFMIEDWANIDPSKNSTILVIRECLKRGHKVSILYPENLTVRNNVAHGLLKFIEPMEKIPDNIVQFYKKVTFKKVLTPLHSLDSFMIRKDPPIDPIIYNFLDSIKNECIIINDIDGIRKANNKLYTTTFNDPSNSFLPITYVSKSKEFIRQMIDEMPGDKVILKPLVGSGGHGVIVLEKNAQSNINSILDFYIHGSGDENYIIIQEYIEGAEHGDVRVLMLNGKFIGAYNRKPPEGDIRANIQIGGTAHKYVMTDSQMAVCRKIGPRLAADGLYFVGVDMIGDKILEVNVLNPGGISNINKLDKVKLQLNVVDFIEEKVHEKHEKRAELEYLLKRLNDLKNSES from the coding sequence ATGCATATAGGCTTCATGATTGAAGATTGGGCAAATATCGACCCCTCTAAAAACTCAACGATTCTTGTTATCCGTGAATGTCTCAAAAGAGGTCATAAGGTTTCCATTCTCTATCCTGAAAACTTAACGGTGCGTAACAATGTCGCCCATGGTTTGCTTAAGTTCATTGAGCCCATGGAGAAGATTCCAGACAACATCGTGCAATTTTACAAAAAAGTCACTTTCAAGAAGGTCTTAACACCGTTGCATTCGTTAGATAGTTTTATGATCCGTAAAGATCCACCGATTGATCCAATCATCTATAACTTCTTAGATTCGATTAAAAACGAGTGCATCATCATCAATGACATCGATGGTATCCGTAAGGCAAACAACAAACTTTATACCACCACTTTCAACGATCCGAGCAACAGCTTTTTACCAATTACTTACGTTTCTAAAAGCAAAGAATTCATTCGTCAGATGATTGACGAAATGCCGGGGGACAAAGTCATCTTGAAACCACTTGTCGGCTCTGGTGGCCATGGTGTAATTGTTTTGGAGAAAAATGCACAATCCAATATCAACTCCATTTTGGATTTCTATATTCATGGTTCTGGTGATGAAAACTACATCATCATCCAGGAGTACATTGAAGGTGCTGAACATGGCGATGTTCGTGTATTGATGTTAAACGGTAAGTTTATTGGTGCTTATAACCGCAAACCACCAGAAGGTGATATTCGTGCGAATATCCAAATTGGTGGCACAGCCCATAAATATGTGATGACAGACTCGCAGATGGCCGTCTGTCGTAAAATAGGCCCTCGCCTAGCTGCCGATGGTCTGTATTTTGTGGGTGTGGACATGATTGGCGATAAAATCCTAGAGGTTAACGTGCTTAACCCAGGTGGAATCAGCAACATCAATAAACTCGATAAAGTAAAACTACAATTGAATGTGGTCGACTTTATCGAAGAAAAAGTCCATGAAAAACATGAAAAACGAGCTGAACTTGAGTATCTACTTAAGCGTTTAAATGATTTGAAAAATTCAGAATCTTAA
- the ilvA gene encoding threonine ammonia-lyase, biosynthetic — MPEEILRKVLTAPVYDVAKETPLELAPLLSKRLQNNVWLKREDLQPVFSFKLRGAYNRMVQLSDDEKKAGVIAASAGNHAQGVALAAAKLGVEATIVMPETTPPIKVNSVRDLGGKVVLVGDSYDQASAYAKKLVAERKLTYIHPYDDIDVIAGQGTVALEMLRQFSKPLDVIFVCVGGGGLIAGIASVIKQVSPKTRIIGVEPEDAACMTEALKANQRVILEEVGIFADGVAVAQVGEIPFRIAQSCVDEMITVKTDEICAAIKDIFEDTRAIAEPAGALAVAGAKKFVEKYTVSGLNMAAIVSGANMNFDRLRHVSERTELGEKREAIFAVTIPEQPGSFKKFCELLGGRRAITEFNYRFSDSNSAVVFVGVRTEGGIAERNHIVSELQNSGYQIEDMSDNEMAKLHLRYMVGGHAKGVENELLYRFQFPERPGALLQFLTHMSEEWNISLFHYRNHGAAYGRVLVGVQVPPEQHADFEAYLHELGYPFVNEQDNTGYQLFLRPTN; from the coding sequence ATGCCTGAAGAAATTTTGCGTAAAGTGTTGACCGCGCCTGTTTATGACGTGGCGAAAGAAACCCCTTTAGAGTTAGCGCCATTACTTTCCAAGCGCTTACAGAATAATGTTTGGTTAAAAAGAGAGGATTTGCAGCCGGTATTTTCCTTTAAGTTACGTGGCGCTTATAACCGGATGGTTCAGCTTTCTGATGATGAGAAAAAAGCCGGGGTGATTGCCGCTTCAGCAGGGAATCATGCTCAAGGTGTGGCATTGGCGGCAGCAAAACTAGGGGTTGAAGCCACTATTGTGATGCCTGAAACGACGCCACCCATCAAGGTCAATTCGGTACGTGATTTAGGTGGTAAGGTGGTTTTGGTGGGCGACTCTTATGACCAAGCTTCCGCCTATGCCAAAAAATTGGTTGCGGAGCGTAAGCTTACTTATATCCATCCTTATGATGATATTGACGTGATTGCCGGGCAAGGTACGGTGGCTTTGGAAATGTTACGCCAATTCAGTAAACCGCTGGACGTTATTTTTGTCTGTGTTGGCGGGGGTGGATTGATTGCGGGGATTGCTTCGGTAATTAAACAGGTTTCGCCAAAAACCCGAATCATTGGTGTTGAACCTGAGGATGCGGCTTGTATGACAGAAGCTTTAAAGGCGAACCAACGAGTGATTTTGGAAGAGGTCGGGATTTTTGCCGATGGTGTTGCGGTCGCGCAAGTCGGGGAGATTCCGTTCAGAATCGCCCAGAGCTGTGTGGATGAAATGATCACCGTTAAAACCGATGAGATTTGTGCGGCAATCAAAGATATTTTTGAAGATACCCGCGCGATTGCCGAGCCTGCTGGGGCTTTGGCTGTGGCGGGAGCAAAGAAGTTTGTAGAAAAATACACGGTTTCTGGTTTGAATATGGCGGCGATTGTCAGCGGTGCCAATATGAACTTCGACCGTTTGCGTCATGTTTCCGAAAGAACGGAGCTGGGTGAAAAACGAGAAGCGATTTTTGCGGTAACCATCCCTGAACAGCCTGGAAGCTTTAAGAAATTTTGTGAATTGCTTGGTGGACGACGTGCCATTACCGAATTCAACTATCGTTTTTCAGATTCAAATAGTGCGGTGGTATTTGTAGGGGTCAGAACAGAAGGTGGGATTGCCGAACGTAATCACATTGTTTCCGAGCTGCAAAATAGTGGTTACCAAATTGAAGATATGAGCGACAATGAAATGGCAAAACTGCACCTACGTTATATGGTGGGTGGCCATGCAAAAGGAGTAGAGAACGAGCTACTTTACCGTTTTCAATTTCCGGAACGTCCAGGTGCATTGTTACAATTTTTAACGCACATGAGTGAAGAGTGGAATATAAGTTTGTTCCATTACCGTAACCATGGCGCGGCCTATGGTCGAGTGTTGGTTGGTGTGCAGGTTCCTCCGGAGCAGCATGCGGATTTTGAGGCTTACCTACATGAGTTAGGTTACCCATTTGTGAATGAGCAAGATAATACGGGTTATCAATTGTTTTTACGACCAACGAATTAA
- a CDS encoding TonB-dependent receptor domain-containing protein — MFTPKKITLAILSACLVPNYAFATDLAPVEVLSTQEATQQETVDAKKLLQTGNSETGTTLRQIPGVDASRMGGHGVDLVIRGQQASQLNVLIDGAKIEGGCPNRMDPPTAYAEMSSFDDVTVIKGVNSVTYGSGGTGGTVLFERNAPTFEDGKPYNGEINLGTTSNGLTKDINATVSAGGDKGYIVLQGSKKSADNYKDGNNNTVESSYESQQGHIDLGWTPNENHELRLSYENTLVEDALFAGSTMDSPKSDGTTTRIRYKGKNLSENIQAIEADIYSSNVDHVMNNFSFRPATPVGMKRETVSDVQTKGAKIKLTSMIAHTQLDYGVQFESVEKMATLTNMNTGNTLFFMWPNTIQETKSAFVESTSLFKNQQKLVMGLRYDSVTTEAKDAALATDEGNIATDVYNGVYYYSGNTKTDDANINALLRYERKYDNNINVFAGVSRTHRYPDATELYMNKLGMGDHWIGNPDLKPEQHNQFDIGMSQNQKDSSWSISAYYDKVNDYILRDYAKNQTTSLSVSPDKTVIYLNKDATLFGLEASGTVKATQHITLGGNASLANGTNETDNRNLSNIAPLSGSVFADYSASNWNVGSRFNFATNQDSVNAEFNELATPGWNTVDLYGNYQINKMFKLSAGVDNMFDHAYYTYMNRTDPASGKTYKVYEPGRVVWAKLNAKF, encoded by the coding sequence ATGTTTACCCCCAAAAAGATTACCCTTGCCATCTTATCGGCTTGTTTAGTGCCAAACTATGCTTTTGCGACAGACTTAGCTCCCGTAGAAGTCCTATCTACTCAAGAAGCTACCCAGCAAGAAACGGTTGATGCAAAAAAACTGCTGCAAACAGGAAACTCAGAAACCGGTACAACACTTCGTCAAATCCCGGGGGTTGATGCCTCACGCATGGGTGGACATGGTGTCGACTTAGTCATTCGTGGCCAGCAGGCCAGCCAACTGAATGTACTGATTGATGGTGCCAAAATCGAAGGCGGTTGCCCTAACCGCATGGATCCTCCTACCGCCTATGCGGAAATGAGCAGTTTCGATGATGTGACGGTCATAAAAGGCGTTAATTCGGTAACTTATGGTTCGGGTGGTACCGGTGGAACGGTGCTTTTTGAACGTAATGCACCGACTTTTGAAGACGGTAAACCTTATAACGGTGAAATTAATTTAGGAACGACTAGCAACGGCTTGACTAAAGACATCAATGCAACGGTTTCTGCAGGTGGCGATAAGGGCTACATTGTTCTTCAAGGTTCAAAAAAGTCAGCTGATAACTATAAAGATGGAAACAACAATACCGTTGAATCTAGCTACGAAAGCCAGCAAGGTCACATCGATCTAGGATGGACACCGAATGAAAACCATGAACTACGTCTTTCCTATGAAAACACCCTAGTTGAAGATGCTTTATTTGCTGGCTCTACAATGGACTCACCTAAATCTGATGGTACAACCACTCGTATACGTTATAAGGGTAAAAATCTGTCAGAAAACATTCAAGCTATAGAAGCAGACATCTACAGTTCGAATGTTGACCATGTCATGAACAATTTCTCTTTCCGCCCTGCAACACCAGTGGGAATGAAAAGAGAGACTGTTTCCGACGTACAAACCAAAGGAGCCAAAATCAAACTGACAAGTATGATTGCTCATACGCAATTAGACTATGGTGTCCAGTTTGAGTCTGTTGAAAAAATGGCAACGTTGACGAATATGAATACCGGTAATACTTTATTCTTCATGTGGCCAAATACAATCCAAGAGACTAAAAGCGCTTTTGTAGAGTCCACATCACTTTTCAAGAACCAACAAAAATTGGTTATGGGCTTACGTTATGATTCGGTTACCACAGAAGCTAAAGATGCCGCTCTTGCCACAGATGAAGGCAATATAGCAACTGACGTTTATAACGGTGTTTATTATTATTCAGGGAACACCAAAACAGACGATGCCAATATCAATGCCTTATTACGTTATGAGAGAAAATACGATAACAACATCAATGTGTTTGCTGGTGTTAGCCGTACTCACCGTTATCCAGATGCCACCGAACTTTATATGAATAAACTAGGAATGGGTGACCACTGGATTGGTAATCCTGATTTGAAGCCAGAGCAACATAATCAATTTGATATAGGTATGTCACAAAATCAGAAAGATTCAAGCTGGTCTATCTCTGCCTACTACGACAAAGTCAATGATTATATATTGCGTGACTATGCAAAAAATCAAACCACTAGTTTGAGCGTTTCACCAGACAAAACGGTTATCTACCTAAACAAAGATGCTACTTTATTCGGTCTTGAAGCCTCTGGTACGGTTAAAGCGACACAGCACATCACCTTGGGTGGTAATGCAAGCCTTGCTAATGGAACCAATGAAACTGACAACCGCAATCTGAGCAATATCGCACCGCTTTCCGGTAGTGTGTTTGCTGATTACTCGGCTTCTAACTGGAACGTAGGTTCACGTTTTAACTTTGCCACTAATCAAGATTCCGTCAACGCCGAGTTTAATGAGCTTGCAACGCCAGGTTGGAATACCGTTGACTTATATGGTAATTACCAAATCAATAAAATGTTTAAGCTCTCTGCCGGAGTTGACAATATGTTTGACCATGCCTATTACACCTATATGAACCGTACTGATCCTGCTTCTGGTAAGACTTACAAAGTTTACGAACCAGGTCGTGTAGTTTGGGCCAAACTGAATGCTAAATTTTAA
- a CDS encoding DUF3108 domain-containing protein produces MLKAFQSKTRIAKSRLHRSAKLGIALLSALPLLFSPSAYSAELPNFKAEFNVQALGLNLGQAKHSMQCTAGNCTLKSDAKPSGLAAAFFKDSSHETIQLKQTQDTLSWQSYHKLGISYKDGKSKEKVTNLKLDPKQNKVIYPEKNREWPMQPQLFDVMSIAYAIQHAKLNNASLQNFTLQDTNFQDKLVLKSTNQHDFVGLDFADNNLDAVKYHFTSQHAEIELWLLPKYNYFPGKIRILNKDEKTITLSLAEPPKLL; encoded by the coding sequence ATGCTTAAAGCTTTTCAATCCAAAACACGCATTGCAAAGAGCCGCCTTCATCGTTCCGCTAAATTAGGGATTGCGCTTTTATCTGCATTGCCTTTGTTATTCTCCCCGTCTGCCTATTCGGCTGAACTGCCAAACTTCAAAGCCGAGTTCAATGTACAGGCTTTGGGATTGAATCTTGGTCAAGCCAAACACAGCATGCAATGCACAGCAGGAAACTGCACCTTAAAAAGTGATGCCAAACCTTCTGGTTTGGCAGCGGCGTTCTTTAAAGACTCTTCTCACGAAACCATTCAACTAAAACAGACACAAGATACACTCTCTTGGCAAAGCTATCACAAATTAGGCATCAGCTATAAGGACGGTAAAAGCAAAGAGAAAGTTACCAACTTAAAGCTAGACCCTAAGCAGAATAAAGTCATTTACCCGGAAAAAAACCGTGAATGGCCTATGCAACCTCAGTTGTTCGATGTCATGTCTATCGCCTATGCCATCCAACACGCTAAGCTGAACAACGCATCATTGCAAAACTTTACCCTGCAAGATACCAACTTCCAAGATAAGCTGGTTTTAAAAAGCACCAATCAACATGATTTTGTTGGATTGGATTTTGCCGATAACAATTTAGATGCCGTAAAATATCACTTCACCAGTCAACATGCTGAAATTGAGTTGTGGTTATTACCAAAATATAATTATTTTCCAGGTAAAATACGCATCTTAAATAAAGACGAAAAAACGATTACCCTATCGCTTGCGGAGCCACCAAAACTATTATGA
- a CDS encoding copper chaperone PCu(A)C, which yields MKKTLSILSLSLITSLASFAVMANQADDIDVSAPFAREVPPGAPASASFMTLENKSAQAIKLTAANSTVAQTVELHTHTNDNGVMRMRKVEFIEIPASGTTELKPGGLHIMLIGPKQPLKMGQEVSVDLTFEDGSHKTVSMPVKSIKGMTMNHKMPMNEQNEMHNEEHNHEHMMEHSHEHMH from the coding sequence ATGAAAAAAACGCTTAGTATTTTATCTTTAAGCCTAATCACCTCTTTAGCCAGTTTCGCGGTAATGGCAAACCAAGCGGATGATATTGATGTTTCAGCCCCTTTTGCACGTGAAGTCCCTCCTGGAGCGCCTGCCAGCGCAAGTTTCATGACTTTGGAAAATAAATCTGCTCAGGCAATCAAATTAACAGCGGCTAACTCAACGGTTGCCCAAACGGTTGAACTACACACTCATACAAATGACAACGGTGTCATGCGTATGCGTAAAGTAGAGTTTATTGAAATCCCAGCCTCGGGTACAACCGAACTTAAGCCAGGTGGATTACATATCATGTTAATTGGCCCTAAACAGCCGCTTAAAATGGGACAAGAAGTGTCTGTGGATTTAACCTTTGAGGATGGCAGTCACAAAACCGTTTCAATGCCTGTTAAATCGATTAAAGGCATGACCATGAACCACAAAATGCCGATGAACGAGCAAAATGAAATGCACAATGAAGAGCACAATCATGAACATATGATGGAGCATAGTCACGAGCACATGCATTAA
- the purN gene encoding phosphoribosylglycinamide formyltransferase — MTTPKRIAVLISGSGSNLQAIIDHQKAHADLYEIVLVISNRPNAYGLQRAQDANIPTLVVDHTEYDNRETFDQALQTAIDAQSADLVVLAGFMRILTPGFTKHYLGKMLNIHPSLLPKYTGLNTHQRALEAGDKKHGLSIHFVTPELDGGPVILQAEVDIETGETEQSLADKVHKQEHIAYPLVVQWFAEDKLFLKDNQAWLNQNCLHHPVLLNRLD; from the coding sequence ATGACAACACCTAAACGTATTGCAGTCCTGATCTCTGGAAGCGGTTCAAACCTTCAAGCCATTATCGACCATCAAAAAGCACATGCCGATTTGTATGAAATCGTTTTGGTGATTTCTAATCGCCCAAACGCTTATGGTTTACAACGCGCCCAAGACGCCAATATTCCAACCCTGGTGGTTGACCATACCGAATATGACAATAGAGAGACTTTTGATCAAGCATTACAAACCGCAATCGATGCCCAATCTGCCGACCTGGTGGTTTTAGCAGGGTTTATGCGCATCTTAACTCCTGGCTTTACCAAACACTATCTAGGTAAAATGCTCAATATCCACCCCTCCTTACTACCGAAATACACCGGCTTGAACACCCATCAACGCGCGCTTGAAGCCGGTGATAAGAAACATGGTTTAAGCATTCATTTCGTCACCCCTGAATTGGACGGTGGCCCGGTGATTTTGCAAGCCGAGGTGGATATTGAAACGGGTGAAACCGAACAAAGCTTGGCCGATAAGGTTCATAAACAGGAACACATTGCATATCCATTAGTGGTGCAGTGGTTTGCTGAAGACAAACTCTTCTTAAAAGATAACCAGGCCTGGTTAAATCAAAACTGTCTTCATCATCCGGTATTGTTAAACCGGCTCGATTAA
- the arfB gene encoding alternative ribosome rescue aminoacyl-tRNA hydrolase ArfB, with the protein MIKISHNVCIADSELEFIAVRSQGAGGQNVNKVSSAIHLRFDIKASSLPEFYKTRLLELKDKRINKEGVLVIKAQEFREQSLNRESAVERLIELIKSVTVVQRKRIATKPTKGSQKRRLESKNKRSEIKSLRSKIEY; encoded by the coding sequence ATGATTAAGATTTCTCACAATGTTTGCATAGCGGATTCCGAATTGGAATTTATTGCCGTTCGCTCGCAAGGGGCGGGTGGTCAAAATGTGAATAAAGTCTCCTCTGCAATCCATCTGCGTTTTGATATCAAAGCGTCCTCTTTACCTGAGTTTTACAAAACCCGTCTTCTTGAGTTGAAAGATAAACGAATCAATAAAGAGGGGGTGCTTGTCATCAAGGCTCAGGAGTTCAGGGAGCAGAGTTTAAACCGTGAGTCTGCAGTGGAGCGTCTGATTGAGTTAATCAAATCGGTGACGGTTGTGCAAAGAAAACGTATTGCGACCAAGCCGACCAAAGGTTCTCAAAAAAGGCGTTTGGAATCCAAGAATAAACGCAGTGAAATTAAAAGCTTACGTTCAAAAATTGAATATTAG
- a CDS encoding SCO family protein, producing the protein MNSKIIIFILALGAVLATAWIAQPLNQNTNKETKIITSSKPQGGNFTLTGIDGNKQLSDYKGKLVLLYFGYTYCPDICPTNLGNLSIAYQQLTDEEKAGLQIIFVSVDPERDTPQRLQEYANYFDANIVGLTSSDETIAQVAKEYGVVYAKVDDPNNGSNYAVDHSAFTYVIDLDGKLQDQLPHATTPEMFIKTIRQYIH; encoded by the coding sequence ATGAACTCAAAAATCATCATTTTCATTTTGGCTTTAGGTGCCGTCCTGGCAACCGCTTGGATTGCTCAACCTTTGAACCAAAATACCAATAAAGAAACAAAAATCATTACCAGCAGTAAGCCGCAAGGTGGTAACTTTACTCTTACCGGCATAGACGGCAATAAACAACTGTCCGACTATAAAGGCAAACTGGTTTTACTGTATTTCGGATATACCTACTGCCCTGATATTTGTCCTACCAACTTAGGAAACTTATCGATCGCTTATCAGCAATTAACCGATGAGGAAAAAGCTGGCTTACAAATCATTTTTGTGTCAGTCGACCCAGAACGAGATACGCCGCAGCGTTTGCAGGAATATGCCAACTATTTTGATGCCAATATCGTTGGTTTAACCAGCTCTGACGAAACTATTGCTCAAGTTGCTAAGGAGTATGGTGTCGTTTACGCAAAAGTGGATGACCCAAACAACGGTAGCAATTATGCCGTAGACCATTCGGCCTTCACTTATGTCATCGATTTAGACGGCAAGCTACAAGACCAGCTGCCGCATGCCACTACACCTGAAATGTTTATTAAAACCATCAGACAGTACATTCATTAA